A single genomic interval of bacterium harbors:
- a CDS encoding Ni/Fe hydrogenase subunit alpha, producing the protein MADTRKIMIDPLTRVEGHASISILFDAEDRVQDARLHVAEYRGFEQFCRGHLIWEMPRLTSRICGVCPVSHAVTSARAGDEILAVAVPPAAVTLRRILILAQWVQSHTLSFFHFSAPDLLLGMQAPAESRSMFAMLGEHGELMRRGIRLRKWAQEVISRITGKRIHADYVIPGGVRSGIDARDREIILDGLPEAFTTVRQALDLVKSWLDAHMADLNAFAGSPTLFLAMGGEDGELEYYDGDLHMVGSDGTPLEHAAHSAYDSLIAEETEEWSYMSFPHYRALGAEKGVYRVGPLARLNICAHTGSPKSDAELKSFRSIAGDGKTVQHNAYMHYARLIEVLFALERIEELLGEVGAMDSGQLRARAFSNSRRGIGCTEAPRGTLFHDYRVDDDGIVNGVNLLIATAQNNSAMNRTIRDIARSIVPNSGTEMSEGMLNTIEAGIRAFDPCFSCATHALGQMPLNVTYRDSNGDVLRRFTR; encoded by the coding sequence ATGGCTGATACACGTAAAATCATGATCGATCCCCTGACACGTGTCGAAGGACATGCGAGTATAAGCATCCTTTTCGATGCAGAAGATCGTGTGCAGGACGCCCGGCTGCATGTCGCAGAGTACCGGGGGTTTGAACAATTCTGCAGGGGACACCTCATCTGGGAAATGCCACGGCTCACCAGCCGCATCTGCGGGGTGTGTCCCGTCAGTCACGCCGTAACTTCGGCACGCGCCGGCGATGAAATTCTCGCGGTCGCCGTTCCCCCTGCGGCTGTGACCCTCCGCCGCATTCTCATTCTCGCGCAGTGGGTGCAGTCACACACGCTCAGCTTTTTCCATTTCTCCGCACCTGATCTTCTGCTGGGAATGCAGGCACCCGCGGAATCCCGCAGCATGTTTGCGATGCTCGGTGAGCACGGGGAGCTCATGCGCCGGGGAATCCGCCTCAGGAAGTGGGCGCAGGAGGTCATATCACGGATCACGGGAAAACGCATTCATGCCGATTATGTTATCCCCGGTGGTGTACGCAGTGGAATCGATGCGCGAGACAGGGAGATCATACTTGACGGACTCCCCGAAGCCTTCACAACCGTGCGCCAGGCACTCGATCTGGTGAAATCGTGGCTGGATGCACATATGGCAGATCTCAATGCCTTCGCCGGATCACCGACGCTGTTCCTTGCCATGGGCGGCGAGGATGGCGAACTCGAATATTACGACGGCGACCTGCACATGGTCGGAAGCGATGGCACGCCGCTCGAGCACGCCGCGCACAGCGCGTACGACAGCCTCATCGCGGAAGAGACCGAAGAATGGTCGTACATGTCCTTCCCCCACTACCGTGCACTGGGAGCCGAAAAGGGTGTGTACAGGGTCGGTCCCCTCGCCCGGCTCAACATCTGCGCGCACACCGGCTCCCCGAAATCGGATGCAGAGCTGAAATCATTCCGCTCCATCGCCGGTGACGGAAAAACCGTGCAGCACAACGCCTACATGCATTATGCACGGCTGATCGAAGTTCTCTTCGCCCTTGAGCGCATCGAGGAACTGCTCGGCGAGGTCGGTGCGATGGACAGCGGACAGCTGCGCGCACGGGCCTTCAGCAACAGCAGGCGCGGCATTGGCTGTACGGAGGCTCCACGTGGAACGCTGTTCCATGATTACCGCGTGGACGACGATGGCATCGTCAACGGTGTCAATCTCCTGATCGCCACCGCGCAAAACAACAGTGCAATGAACCGCACAATCAGGGATATCGCCCGATCGATCGTTCCGAACAGTGGAACCGAAATGAGTGAAGGCATGCTCAACACCATCGAAGCAGGGATACGCGCTTTCGATCCATGCTTCAGCTGTGCTACACACGCACTGGGACAGATGCCGCTCAACGTCACATACCGCGACAGCAATGGGGATGTGCTGCGCCGCTTCACACGCTGA
- a CDS encoding OmpA family protein: MKHLARTLCLFLPLLLLATTAMAQEEMKPQRKMITPQNYDVTVRSLGGDFNSSDDDFAPLLLGTGKVLYFTSNRNGDQDIYSAVMGQTDWEQIQAAGPVLNSSGDEGGTTITPDGRWMVFTACDRADGVGDCDLYIAEYIGGSWRNISNLGRNVNSSSWDSQPSLSPDGLLLFFSSERPGGQGGTDIWMCSRTYGGDFGKAVNLPATINTSGDEVAPYIAADNQTLYFSSDMQPGIGGLDIYRTRKSQRGWSEPQHIGTPINSEYDDYFCSLRLNSDDLYFASDRPGGSGGLDVYLAVPNPLPPSGVTTVMGRVTDSRNDAPVGAALTVRDIETNEVLSTFYSDEVNGDYIVVLQPGKSYVITAEAPGYLFYSDRFDVPAESMNKMVRKDIAMTRDIVRLLVYFDFDKATLQPASYVDLDRAADWLKGNPTVKVELAGHTDNVGSREYNKKLSHDRAQAVREYLVKKGISPARLTANGYGMEQPVAENDTDEGRALNRRVEFRVTSR, translated from the coding sequence ATGAAACATCTGGCACGCACATTATGCCTGTTCCTGCCGCTGCTGCTTCTCGCGACGACGGCCATGGCGCAGGAGGAAATGAAACCACAACGAAAAATGATCACACCACAGAACTACGACGTAACTGTCCGTTCGCTTGGTGGCGATTTCAATTCTTCCGACGATGATTTTGCACCCCTGCTGCTCGGTACGGGGAAAGTTCTGTATTTCACATCAAACCGCAACGGGGATCAGGATATCTATTCCGCCGTCATGGGACAGACGGACTGGGAGCAGATCCAGGCCGCGGGTCCCGTTCTCAACTCTTCCGGTGACGAAGGCGGAACGACAATCACTCCTGACGGAAGGTGGATGGTGTTCACCGCCTGTGACCGGGCCGATGGCGTTGGAGACTGCGATCTCTACATCGCCGAATACATCGGTGGCAGCTGGCGCAACATCTCGAATCTCGGGCGGAATGTGAACTCATCTTCGTGGGATTCGCAGCCAAGCCTCTCGCCTGACGGACTCCTGCTGTTCTTTTCCTCCGAGCGCCCGGGTGGACAGGGTGGCACCGATATCTGGATGTGCAGTCGCACGTACGGCGGTGATTTCGGCAAGGCCGTGAACCTGCCGGCGACGATCAACACCAGCGGTGATGAGGTCGCCCCCTACATCGCTGCAGACAATCAGACACTGTATTTCTCCAGCGACATGCAGCCCGGAATCGGCGGACTCGATATCTACCGCACGCGGAAATCGCAGCGGGGATGGTCCGAACCGCAGCATATCGGCACGCCCATCAACAGCGAATATGACGACTACTTCTGCAGTCTCAGACTGAACTCCGACGATCTCTACTTTGCCAGTGATCGTCCCGGTGGCAGCGGTGGTCTGGATGTCTATCTCGCCGTCCCGAATCCCCTCCCGCCCAGCGGTGTGACAACGGTGATGGGACGCGTCACCGATTCCCGCAATGACGCCCCGGTGGGCGCTGCCCTCACGGTACGCGACATTGAGACCAATGAGGTCCTGAGTACTTTCTACAGCGATGAAGTCAACGGTGATTACATCGTAGTACTCCAGCCTGGAAAGAGTTACGTCATCACCGCGGAAGCACCTGGTTACCTGTTCTATTCCGACCGCTTCGACGTCCCGGCCGAGTCGATGAACAAGATGGTTCGCAAAGACATCGCCATGACTCGCGACATCGTGCGCCTGCTTGTCTACTTCGATTTCGACAAGGCAACGCTGCAGCCCGCATCGTACGTGGATCTCGACAGGGCGGCCGACTGGCTGAAAGGCAATCCCACGGTCAAGGTTGAGCTCGCCGGACACACCGACAATGTGGGGTCACGCGAATACAACAAAAAGCTTTCGCATGACCGTGCACAGGCGGTGCGTGAATACCTCGTCAAAAAAGGTATCTCACCTGCACGCCTGACAGCCAACGGCTATGGCATGGAACAGCCGGTTGCTGAAAATGACACCGATGAGGGACGTGCACTCAACCGCCGCGTTGAATTCCGCGTCACTTCCCGGTAA
- a CDS encoding NADP oxidoreductase yields MSTRKRFATIWLGGCTGCHMSFLDMDEKLLELPALADIVYSPLMDVKTFPREVDICLVEGAVNTESDLRMLRSVRESSVSLVSFGDCAVAGNITAMRNTGGKKAALQSGFGSMGEALAVGDDNPLPQLLAQASPLHQYVAVDYFLPGCPPSAELIWYVINELLHDRQPVLDREKLRYG; encoded by the coding sequence ATGAGCACACGCAAGCGATTTGCTACGATCTGGCTTGGTGGCTGTACGGGGTGTCACATGTCCTTTCTCGACATGGATGAAAAGCTGCTCGAACTCCCTGCGCTCGCAGACATCGTGTACTCTCCGCTCATGGATGTCAAAACCTTTCCCCGCGAAGTGGACATCTGCCTTGTCGAAGGTGCGGTGAATACCGAGAGCGACCTCCGCATGCTGCGCTCTGTCAGGGAGTCATCCGTGTCGCTTGTGTCTTTCGGAGACTGTGCTGTCGCAGGAAATATCACGGCCATGCGAAACACGGGAGGAAAGAAAGCGGCCCTGCAGAGCGGTTTCGGGAGCATGGGTGAAGCGCTGGCCGTGGGCGACGACAATCCGCTTCCACAGCTCCTCGCACAGGCTTCGCCACTGCATCAGTACGTTGCTGTCGACTATTTCCTTCCCGGCTGTCCTCCCTCTGCCGAACTGATATGGTACGTGATCAACGAGCTGCTGCATGACCGGCAGCCTGTGCTCGACAGGGAGAAACTGCGCTATGGCTGA
- a CDS encoding NAD(P)H-dependent oxidoreductase subunit E — translation MEYTPPHTDSRHKQLDRALSRHQGRPEALIELLHTAQDVFGYLPRDVLAYIADALSLPRSRVFGVASFYPLFSLEKPRAHEMTICMGTACYVNGAAALLRTAHEECQCEENGTTDSLRLRSAHCLGACGRGPLLQVDHRTIVDARTEDVSNAIAELQDPEG, via the coding sequence ATGGAGTACACTCCGCCTCATACCGACAGTCGTCACAAACAGCTCGACCGCGCACTCAGCCGGCATCAGGGCCGGCCGGAGGCTCTGATCGAATTGCTGCATACGGCACAGGATGTGTTCGGATATCTCCCTCGTGATGTACTCGCCTATATCGCGGATGCACTTTCCCTGCCACGAAGCCGTGTTTTCGGTGTCGCCAGTTTCTATCCTCTTTTTTCTCTTGAAAAACCCCGCGCGCACGAAATGACCATTTGCATGGGTACTGCCTGCTATGTCAATGGCGCCGCGGCGCTGCTGCGTACCGCCCACGAGGAATGCCAGTGTGAGGAGAACGGCACGACCGATTCGCTTCGTCTGCGCTCCGCCCACTGCCTCGGTGCCTGTGGACGCGGTCCCCTGCTCCAGGTCGACCATCGCACGATTGTCGATGCCCGCACCGAAGACGTCAGCAATGCGATTGCAGAACTTCAGGATCCGGAGGGATGA
- the hoxU gene encoding bidirectional hydrogenase complex protein HoxU → MSEIRTLTIDGEMISAPAGATVLDAAREHGIRIPTLCHLDGLSDTGACRLCLVEIEGNNRLQPACVTRVEEQMVVRSSSPRIEKYRRMILELLFAEGNHVCAVCVVNGHCDLQDLAYDVGMDHVRFDYLHPQREVDSSHDRFVLDHNRCILCARCVRVCDEIEGAQTLDIAGRGVASWIVSDLEERWGEARSCTSCGKCLLVCPTGSLFEKGLRHADSSRKADFLRYMVNVTRRQK, encoded by the coding sequence ATGTCTGAGATCCGCACGCTGACCATTGACGGTGAAATGATCAGTGCGCCTGCCGGCGCGACGGTGCTTGATGCGGCGAGAGAACATGGCATTCGCATTCCCACGCTCTGTCATCTCGACGGACTGTCGGATACCGGAGCCTGCCGCCTCTGCCTCGTGGAAATCGAAGGAAACAATCGCCTGCAGCCCGCCTGTGTCACGCGTGTGGAAGAACAGATGGTCGTGCGCAGCAGTTCGCCGCGCATTGAAAAATACCGTCGCATGATTCTCGAACTGCTGTTCGCCGAAGGGAATCATGTCTGCGCGGTCTGCGTGGTGAACGGACACTGCGATCTCCAGGATCTCGCATACGACGTCGGCATGGATCACGTGCGTTTCGATTATCTGCATCCGCAGCGAGAGGTGGATTCCTCCCATGATCGCTTCGTGCTCGATCACAACCGCTGCATTCTCTGCGCACGCTGCGTGCGCGTGTGCGATGAAATCGAGGGCGCGCAGACGCTTGATATCGCGGGACGCGGGGTTGCATCGTGGATAGTCAGTGATCTCGAAGAGCGCTGGGGAGAAGCGCGCAGCTGCACTTCATGCGGCAAATGTCTGCTCGTCTGTCCCACGGGTTCCCTGTTCGAAAAGGGCCTCCGCCACGCGGACAGCAGCAGGAAAGCTGACTTCCTGCGCTACATGGTGAACGTTACGCGGAGGCAGAAATGA
- a CDS encoding dCMP deaminase family protein produces MSPRRSWDAYFMRIATLVADRATCSRAKIGAVIVKDKNIIATGYNGSPAGHPHCTDVGCLIYVSRNPDGEEEENCFRTIHAEINAIAQAAKHGVEIEGADIYVTASPCYHCLKTIMNTGIKRIIYLKPYKIHRIEPLLAHSSIELYQLPPEELLETE; encoded by the coding sequence ATGTCGCCACGACGAAGCTGGGACGCCTATTTCATGAGAATTGCCACGCTGGTTGCTGATCGGGCAACCTGTTCGCGCGCAAAAATCGGAGCGGTGATCGTGAAGGACAAGAACATCATCGCCACGGGGTACAATGGCTCGCCGGCGGGACACCCGCATTGCACCGATGTGGGCTGCCTGATCTACGTTTCACGCAATCCCGACGGTGAAGAGGAGGAAAACTGTTTCCGCACGATTCATGCTGAAATCAACGCCATCGCCCAGGCGGCGAAGCATGGAGTGGAAATCGAGGGTGCCGACATCTATGTCACGGCAAGTCCCTGTTATCATTGTCTGAAGACAATCATGAATACGGGGATCAAACGGATCATCTACCTCAAACCCTACAAAATCCATCGCATTGAGCCTTTGCTGGCACATTCCAGCATCGAACTGTATCAGCTTCCCCCCGAAGAACTTCTCGAGACGGAATAA
- the cdd gene encoding cytidine deaminase translates to MDFPVETARELLTIAREAREQAHAPYSGFRVGAALLTEDGSVVPGCNVENSSYSLTCCAERTAVFAAVTAGYTSFLAIAIVADGEAVPPCGACRQVLSEFNPSLPIILSDAHENPRILSLTNLLPEPFNADFLKD, encoded by the coding sequence ATGGACTTCCCCGTCGAGACCGCCAGAGAACTCCTCACTATCGCCCGCGAGGCCCGCGAGCAGGCACATGCCCCGTACAGCGGTTTCCGCGTCGGTGCCGCGCTGCTGACAGAAGACGGCAGTGTCGTCCCGGGCTGCAATGTCGAGAACAGCTCTTACTCTCTCACCTGCTGCGCAGAGCGCACGGCAGTGTTTGCCGCCGTTACTGCTGGCTACACCTCTTTCCTCGCCATCGCCATCGTTGCAGACGGCGAGGCCGTGCCCCCCTGCGGTGCCTGCCGCCAGGTACTGAGCGAGTTCAATCCTTCCCTCCCCATCATCCTCTCTGATGCACACGAAAACCCGCGCATCCTCTCCCTTACCAACCTGCTGCCGGAACCCTTCAACGCGGATTTTTTGAAAGACTGA
- a CDS encoding SLBB domain-containing protein: MTIEDLYQIGALYREQLASFRAEIQICGSGTCRSAGAAEIQRAFESVCEEEGIRPEIRIVTTGCMGLCGQGPLLRVLPGDVTYTRITAGDAERIIREHVINGKPLKERMLPEDYPFFTRQTPVVLEHMGRIDPESIEDYIAHGGYEALAKAVTYQSPEHIILEIRNAGLRGRGGGGYPTGLKWDIVRRGTSQQKYVVCNADEGDPGAFMDRAMLEGNPHAILEGMAVAGYAVGATQGFVYVRGEYPLAVDRMKRAITEAERKQLLGNRIFDSGFSFRVDLRMGAGAFVSGEETALLHSIEGKRGQPNPRPPYPSQVGLWGKPTVVNNVETFANVAPIIHRGARWFQGIGTKRSTGTKVFALAGRVRDTGLIEVPMGTTLREVIFDIGGGITDGGSFKAVQTGGPSGGCIPEKHLDIPVDYESLAQAGSIMGSGGMIVMDDSSCMVDVAAYFMEFCQSESCGKCIPCRVGTVQLSRLLDRIRRGVASEQDIETLEELCVMVKDTSLCGLGQAAPNPVISALHFFRPEFERHYRDHVCEAGVCPVHSTEAAGDAAGIESGGAHV, encoded by the coding sequence ATGACGATAGAAGACCTGTACCAGATCGGTGCGTTGTACCGGGAGCAGCTCGCGTCATTCCGGGCCGAGATACAGATCTGCGGCAGCGGGACCTGCCGCTCGGCGGGAGCGGCGGAAATTCAACGCGCATTTGAATCCGTTTGTGAAGAAGAAGGGATTCGTCCGGAAATCAGAATTGTAACCACCGGCTGCATGGGACTGTGCGGACAGGGTCCACTCCTGCGTGTCCTTCCCGGCGATGTCACCTACACGCGGATCACAGCCGGGGATGCGGAACGTATCATTCGGGAGCATGTCATTAATGGGAAGCCGCTGAAGGAACGTATGCTTCCCGAAGACTACCCGTTCTTCACAAGACAGACGCCGGTTGTGCTTGAGCATATGGGACGCATCGACCCTGAAAGCATTGAAGACTATATCGCACATGGCGGCTATGAGGCGCTCGCGAAAGCGGTGACGTATCAGTCGCCGGAACATATCATCCTGGAAATCCGCAACGCGGGACTCCGGGGCCGCGGAGGCGGCGGATATCCGACCGGGTTGAAATGGGACATCGTGCGACGTGGGACGTCGCAGCAGAAATACGTGGTCTGCAATGCGGACGAAGGCGATCCCGGGGCGTTCATGGATCGCGCCATGCTCGAAGGCAATCCCCATGCGATACTCGAAGGAATGGCCGTTGCGGGGTATGCCGTCGGTGCCACCCAGGGCTTCGTATACGTGCGCGGCGAGTATCCTCTCGCTGTCGACCGCATGAAACGCGCCATCACGGAAGCGGAGAGGAAGCAGCTCCTCGGCAACAGGATTTTCGATTCCGGCTTCAGTTTCAGGGTGGATCTGCGCATGGGGGCGGGCGCCTTCGTCTCCGGCGAGGAAACCGCCCTGCTGCATTCCATCGAGGGGAAACGCGGGCAGCCGAATCCTCGTCCCCCCTACCCCTCGCAGGTGGGACTCTGGGGGAAACCGACGGTGGTGAACAATGTCGAGACGTTCGCCAATGTCGCACCCATTATCCATCGAGGAGCACGCTGGTTCCAGGGCATTGGCACGAAGCGCAGTACCGGTACCAAGGTTTTTGCGCTGGCGGGACGCGTGCGCGACACCGGACTGATCGAAGTCCCGATGGGAACGACGCTGCGGGAAGTGATTTTCGATATTGGCGGCGGTATCACGGACGGTGGCAGCTTCAAGGCGGTGCAGACCGGTGGTCCATCAGGTGGCTGCATACCTGAAAAGCATCTCGATATCCCCGTCGACTACGAATCCCTCGCGCAGGCAGGCTCGATCATGGGCTCCGGTGGTATGATCGTGATGGACGATTCGTCGTGCATGGTCGATGTCGCCGCGTATTTCATGGAATTCTGCCAGAGCGAGTCCTGCGGAAAGTGCATTCCCTGCCGCGTTGGTACCGTACAGCTTTCACGGCTGCTCGATCGCATTCGCCGCGGCGTCGCGAGTGAGCAGGATATCGAGACGCTTGAAGAGCTGTGCGTCATGGTGAAAGACACCAGTCTCTGCGGACTCGGACAGGCGGCTCCCAATCCTGTCATATCTGCCCTGCATTTCTTCCGTCCCGAGTTTGAACGGCATTACCGTGACCATGTCTGTGAAGCAGGCGTCTGCCCAGTGCATTCCACCGAAGCTGCGGGCGATGCCGCCGGTATCGAGTCTGGAGGCGCCCATGTCTGA
- a CDS encoding co-chaperone GroES family protein — translation MRNVKKLFVVGDRVLVTPEDPEGMTKSGLYLPPSVQEKEKIQSGFVVKTGPGYAVPNPGFEDEPWAEKKDPIKYIPLQVEEGDYVIFMKSQGIEVEFEENRYVIVPHAAILLIVRNEVVTTP, via the coding sequence ATGAGAAACGTCAAAAAGCTGTTTGTGGTTGGAGACCGTGTCCTCGTCACACCGGAGGATCCGGAAGGTATGACGAAATCCGGCCTCTACCTTCCCCCGAGCGTACAGGAAAAGGAAAAAATACAGAGCGGCTTCGTCGTGAAAACCGGACCGGGGTACGCCGTCCCGAATCCCGGCTTCGAGGATGAGCCCTGGGCGGAAAAAAAGGACCCGATCAAATACATTCCGCTGCAGGTCGAGGAAGGTGATTACGTCATCTTCATGAAATCGCAAGGCATTGAGGTGGAGTTTGAAGAGAACCGTTACGTCATCGTACCGCATGCCGCCATCCTGCTGATCGTCCGAAACGAGGTCGTCACCACACCATAA
- a CDS encoding PhoH family protein yields MPRKTTKKTTTRTPSRRKKIFVIDTNVILHDSSCIHKFEEHDIVIPIAVLEELDQFKKGNETLNFHAREFVRSLDTLSGDKLFNGGVKIGDKMGNISIRLDQELESEFARSFPTQTPDHRILHCAYALNAEFPGKQVILVTKDVNLRMKAKGMGLRSQDYASDMVKDLDTLYTGRRVLEVVDDTIIDRLYQMPFEVPAEEFEDANSFRPNEYFIVRCGKKSALATYDAQMRQVKRIDKFQAYGITPRNSEQTFALQALTDPNIPLVSMCGKAGTGKTLLALAAALEKRKLYRQIYLARPVVPLSNKDLGFLPGDIHSKLDPYMQPLFDNLGVIQNQFAESDVKHRRIAEMLKEEKLVISPLAYIRGRSLVNIYFIVDEAQNLTPHEIKTIITRAGEGTKFIFTGDIYQIDHPYLDSRSNGLSYLIDKMQGQSLYAHVTLEKGERSDLAELASDLL; encoded by the coding sequence ATGCCGCGGAAAACCACAAAGAAGACGACCACTCGCACTCCCTCCCGCAGAAAAAAGATCTTTGTCATCGATACCAATGTCATCCTTCATGACAGCTCCTGCATCCACAAGTTCGAGGAGCATGACATCGTCATTCCGATTGCCGTGCTGGAAGAACTGGATCAATTCAAGAAGGGTAATGAAACACTGAATTTCCACGCGCGTGAATTTGTGCGCTCGCTCGATACGCTGAGCGGTGACAAACTGTTCAACGGCGGCGTGAAAATCGGTGACAAAATGGGCAATATCTCCATCCGCCTCGATCAGGAACTCGAGAGCGAATTTGCCCGCAGTTTCCCGACACAGACGCCCGATCACCGCATCCTGCACTGTGCATACGCGCTGAATGCGGAATTCCCGGGCAAGCAGGTCATACTCGTCACGAAGGACGTCAACCTGCGGATGAAAGCGAAAGGCATGGGACTGCGGTCGCAGGATTATGCTTCCGACATGGTCAAGGACCTCGACACGCTGTACACCGGACGACGGGTGCTCGAGGTGGTGGATGACACGATCATTGACCGGTTGTACCAGATGCCGTTCGAAGTGCCGGCTGAAGAGTTCGAGGATGCCAACAGCTTTCGTCCCAACGAATATTTCATCGTGCGCTGCGGCAAGAAATCGGCGCTCGCAACGTATGACGCACAGATGCGGCAGGTCAAGCGAATCGACAAGTTCCAGGCCTACGGCATCACGCCGCGAAATTCCGAGCAGACTTTCGCCCTGCAGGCACTGACGGATCCCAACATTCCGCTCGTCTCGATGTGCGGAAAAGCGGGCACCGGGAAAACCCTGCTCGCCCTGGCGGCCGCGCTGGAGAAACGCAAACTGTACAGGCAGATCTACCTCGCACGTCCCGTCGTTCCTCTCAGCAACAAGGACCTCGGTTTCCTCCCCGGTGATATTCATTCCAAGCTCGATCCCTACATGCAGCCGCTGTTCGATAACCTGGGTGTCATCCAGAACCAGTTCGCAGAATCCGACGTCAAGCACCGGCGCATCGCGGAAATGCTGAAGGAGGAAAAGCTTGTCATTTCCCCGCTCGCGTATATCAGGGGCCGCAGCCTGGTGAATATATATTTCATCGTCGATGAAGCGCAGAACCTGACACCGCACGAGATCAAGACCATTATCACACGCGCCGGCGAAGGCACAAAATTCATATTCACCGGCGACATTTACCAGATCGATCATCCCTATCTCGACAGCCGGTCGAACGGACTCAGCTACCTCATCGACAAGATGCAGGGACAGAGCCTCTATGCCCACGTGACACTCGAGAAGGGTGAACGATCCGATCTCGCCGAGCTTGCCAGCGATCTGCTCTGA